From the genome of Bubalus bubalis isolate 160015118507 breed Murrah chromosome 2, NDDB_SH_1, whole genome shotgun sequence, one region includes:
- the PLA2G2E gene encoding LOW QUALITY PROTEIN: group IIE secretory phospholipase A2 (The sequence of the model RefSeq protein was modified relative to this genomic sequence to represent the inferred CDS: substituted 1 base at 1 genomic stop codon) — MKRPSLLTFLCLLAALAGGNLVQFGAMTERMTGKPALQHDDGCYCGGGGSHAPVRETDGCCHAHNCCXGRLEKLGCEPKMERYLFSATRHSIFCAGRTSCQRRTCECDKKAALCFRHNLGTYNHKYAHYPNKLCAGPTPPC, encoded by the exons aTGAAGCGACCCTCTCTTCTGACCTTCCTATGCCTCCTGG CGGCCCTGGCCGGCGGGAACCTGGTCCAGTTTGGGGCGATGACCGAGAGGATGACGGGGAAGCCCGCGCTGCAGCACGACGACGGCTGCtactgcggcggcggcggctcccaCGCGCCGGTGCGCGAGACAGACGG GTGCTGCCACGCCCACAACTGCTGCTAAGGGCGCCTGGAGAAGCTGGGCTGTGAACCCAAAATGGAAAGGTACCTCTTCTCCGCCACCAGGCACAGCATCTTCTGCG CGGGCAGAACCAGCTGCCAGCGACGGACCTGCGAGTGTGACAAGAAGGCCGCACTCTGCTTTCGCCACAACCTGGGCACCTACAACCACAAATACGCCCATTACCCCAACAAGCTGTGCGCCGGGCCCACCCCGCCCTGCTAA